A part of Arachis hypogaea cultivar Tifrunner chromosome 12, arahy.Tifrunner.gnm2.J5K5, whole genome shotgun sequence genomic DNA contains:
- the LOC140176872 gene encoding uncharacterized protein, which produces MPAFVEEFRVWINDMELVDLTLNDRKHTWFRDAYLDTRLRGGSRGLSDHCPLIVEDRRIVQGSRPFHSLDSWFTHEDFLRMMKEEWRGLGDVQLLDKLKALSKSLGRWHKQFFGNIPEKIQKFEDEIKKVDDMISNRVYDGTVEARIKALIRCCEVRCWEEIGVEFTKAVMSFFVTARLPVESNVTWVALAPKFVAAKEIKNLKPISKVGCVYKVISKVLTRRIRSVIPGLVGESHSAFVKGRRIHDGALIACETVQWLKLKKNASTILKLDL; this is translated from the exons ATGCCAGCTTTTGTTGAAGAATTTAGAGTATGGATCAATGATATGGAGTTGGTGGACTTGACACTCAATGATCGCAAGCATACATGGTTTAGAG ATGCATACTTGGACACTCGCCTAAGAGGAGGATCGAGAGGCTTATCAGATCATTGCCCTTTGATAGTAGAAGATAGAAGAATAGTTCAGGGTTCAAGACCATTCCACAGTTTAGACTCGTGGTTCACACATGAAGACTTCTTAAGGATGATGAAGGAAGAATGGAGGGGATTGGGAGATGTACAACTTTTGGATAAATTGAAGGCACTGTCGAAATCACTGGGTAGATGGCACAAGCAGTTCTTTGGGAATATACCTGAAAAGATACAAAAGTTTGAAGACGAGATCAAGAAGGTGGATGACATGATTAGCAATAGAGTATATGATGGTACAGTAGAAGCAAGGATAAAAGCATTGATAAGGTGTTGTGAAGTACG GTGCTGGGAGGAGATTGGAGTGGAATTTACTAAAGCTGTGATGAGTTTTTTTGTGACGGCGAGGTTACCAGTAGAGTCCAATGTTACTTGGGTAGCGCTGGCTCCGAAGTTTGTGGCCGCGAAGGAGATAAAGAATCTTAAACCGATCAGTAAGGTTGGGTGCGTGTATAAGGTCATATCAAAAGTGTTGACAAGAAGAATAAGGAGTGTAATACCAGGGTTAGTGGGGGAATCACATAGTGCATTTGTAAAGGGCAGGAGGATACATGATGGAGCGTTAATAGCATGTGAAACTGTACAATGGCTAAAACTGAAGAAGAATGCATCAACAATCCTCAAATTGGACTTATAG
- the LOC112728318 gene encoding 4-hydroxy-tetrahydrodipicolinate synthase, chloroplastic, with protein MAAMLKSYSSNACFPASGFAVFRSNNATNASNKRSSNWKPPQAAIIPNLHLPMRSFEVKNRTSTEDIKCLRLITALKTPYLPDGRFDLEAYDDLVNKQIENGVEGIIVGGTTGEGQLMSWDEHIMLIGHTVNCFGSKIKVVGNTGSNSTREAIHASEQGFAVGMHAALHINPYYGKTSLDGMISHFESVISMGPTIIYNVPSRTGQDIPPHVIQTLAQSATLAGVKECVGNDRIKQYTDDGIVVWSGNDDQCHDARWGYGATGVISVTSNLVPGLMRDIMFAGKNPTLNSKLLPLMDWLFQEPNPIGLNTALAQLGVVRPVFRLPYVPLPAEKRIEFVNLVKQIGREHFVGDKDVQVLDDDDFILVGRY; from the exons ATGGCGGCGATGCTGAAGAGCTATAGTAGCAATGCGTGCTTCCCTGCTTCTGGTTTCGCTGTTTTTCGCTCCAACAATGCCACCAACGCCAGTAACAAGag GAGCTCAAACTGGAAGCCTCCACAGGCAGCTATCATACCCAATTTGCATCTCCCAATGCGCAGCTTTGAGGTGAAAAATAG GACATCAACTGAGGACATAAAGTGTCTGAGATTGATAACTGCGCTCAAAACTCCATACCTACCTGATGGCCGATTTGATCTAGAAGCGTATGATGATTTGGTGAACAAGCAAATTGAAAACGGTGTAGAAGGTATTATTGTTGGTGGCACAACTGGTGAAGGCCAATTAATGAGCTGGGATGAACACATCATGCTTATCGGGCACACGGTCAATTGTTTTGGCAGTAAAATCAAGGTTGTTGGTAACACCGGAAGTAACTCCACGAGGGAAGCAATCCATGCCAGTGAGCAGGGTTTTGCAGTTGGAATGCATGCTGCCCTTCATATAAACCCTTACTACGGCAAAACCTCCCTGGACGGTATGATTTCTCACTTCGAAAGCGTGATTTCCATGGGCCCTACAATCATATATAATGTTCCTTCGAGGACTGGTCAAGATATTCCTCCTCACGTGATTCAAACCTTGGCTCAAAGTGCTACCTTGGCCGGTGTCAAGGAGTGTGTTGGAAACGATCGGATCAAACAGTACACGGATGATGGCATTGTTGTGTGGAGTGGCAACGATGATCAATGCCATGATGCTAGATGGGGCTATGGTGCCACCGGAGTGATATCTGTCACCAGCAACCTTGTTCCTGGTTTGATGCGAGACATCATGTTTGCAGGGAAGAATCCAACATTGAATTCAAAGCTCCTTCCTCTGATGGACTGGCTTTTCCAGGAGCCAAACCCGATTGGTTTAAACACAGCTCTTGCCCAACTTGGGGTTGTCAGACCGGTTTTCAGGCTGCCGTACGTGCCGCTCCCTGCGGAGAAAAGGATTGAGTTTGTGAACTTGGTGAAGCAAATTGGCCGAGAGCATTTTGTTGGAGACAAAGATGTTCaggttcttgatgatgatgattttatctTAGTTGGTCGATATTAG